In the genome of Verrucomicrobiia bacterium, one region contains:
- a CDS encoding rhomboid family intramembrane serine protease, translated as MAPAYGAGRIPVRSRRQAMDWSLVLLSQGIEATVLSPAGDEGWMLEVSGQEMERALKTLRLYRIENRGWPWREVLPNGEAYFSWGCIAWAAVMILFYWLSVQFPAIENSGVMNSAKVSGGQWWRIFTAMTLHADMAHLAENLSLGIVLVGLTMGVYGTGTGLFAAYLAGAMGNLASLALNAHPFVGLGSSGMVMGALGLLAAQSLRRENWGRGSVKYALGGVAAGVMLFILFGVSPEADTAAHLGGFIGGLALGAGLVFIPKGWARSERVNFVCVIGLVAMVTATWLAAVRRG; from the coding sequence ATGGCTCCGGCTTATGGCGCGGGAAGAATTCCCGTGCGGTCGCGTCGGCAGGCGATGGACTGGAGCCTGGTGCTGTTGAGCCAGGGCATTGAGGCGACGGTGCTCTCTCCCGCTGGTGATGAAGGTTGGATGCTCGAAGTTTCCGGCCAAGAAATGGAGCGCGCGCTCAAGACGCTGCGGCTGTATCGCATCGAAAATCGTGGATGGCCATGGCGGGAAGTGTTGCCGAACGGCGAGGCTTATTTTAGCTGGGGTTGTATTGCGTGGGCGGCGGTGATGATTTTATTTTATTGGTTAAGCGTGCAGTTTCCGGCAATCGAAAACAGCGGCGTGATGAATAGCGCGAAAGTTTCGGGCGGACAATGGTGGCGAATTTTTACGGCGATGACGTTGCACGCGGACATGGCGCATCTGGCGGAAAATTTATCACTGGGAATTGTGCTGGTCGGATTGACCATGGGTGTTTATGGAACGGGCACGGGATTGTTTGCGGCGTATCTGGCAGGGGCGATGGGAAATCTGGCGTCGCTCGCGCTGAACGCGCATCCGTTCGTGGGACTGGGTTCGTCGGGGATGGTGATGGGCGCGCTGGGGTTGCTGGCGGCACAATCGTTGCGGCGCGAAAATTGGGGGCGCGGGTCTGTGAAATATGCGCTCGGCGGCGTGGCGGCGGGAGTGATGTTGTTTATTTTATTTGGGGTTTCGCCAGAGGCGGATACGGCGGCGCATCTGGGAGGATTTATTGGCGGGCTGGCGCTGGGGGCGGGATTGGTTTTTATTCCAAAAGGATGGGCGCGAAGTGAGCGGGTGAATTTTGTTTGTGTAATTGGTTTGGTGGCGATGGTAACGGCGACGTGGTTGGCGGCGGTGAGGCGGGGGTAG
- a CDS encoding MarR family transcriptional regulator — MARIKQQLGKAEYEALAEFRYALRRFIHFSENAAHDAGITSQQHQALLAIKGFPKREAVTVGELAERLQLKHHSTVGLVDRLVAEKLVVRRPSAEDRRRVIIRLTPRGEGVLAKLSWAHSRQLKRVGPKLAGVLKKLGE; from the coding sequence ATGGCACGAATCAAACAGCAGCTTGGCAAGGCAGAATATGAGGCGCTCGCGGAATTTCGTTACGCGTTGCGGCGATTCATTCATTTCAGCGAAAACGCGGCGCACGACGCGGGCATCACGTCGCAGCAGCATCAGGCACTGCTCGCGATCAAAGGATTTCCGAAACGCGAGGCGGTGACGGTGGGTGAACTCGCGGAGCGTTTGCAATTAAAACATCACAGCACAGTCGGGCTCGTGGACCGGCTGGTGGCAGAGAAGCTGGTGGTGCGGCGGCCTTCGGCGGAAGATCGGCGGCGCGTGATCATCCGATTGACACCGCGGGGCGAAGGTGTGCTGGCGAAACTTTCGTGGGCGCATAGCCGGCAATTAAAACGGGTCGGGCCGAAGTTGGCGGGGGTGTTGAAGAAGTTGGGGGAGTGA
- a CDS encoding chloride channel protein: MLTQTETLDPAAATPRPADVEIGAESDLRDFTTNRRVLTLSAMALVIGSISAVVAYVLIWLIAVITNLSFYQKFSSASAVPQGNHLGAWVIIVPVIGALIIGVMARFGSDKIRGHGIPEALEAILLGRSRIQPKVALLKPISAAISIGTGGPFGAEGPIIMTGGALGSIFAQQFHMSAAERKTLLAAGAAGGMAAIFATPVAAVLLAVELLLFEWKPRSFIPVTVAAVMASVLRVPLLGAGPIFPVPPHLALSGNELLVAAGLGIVTGFASGLVTSIVYACEDFFHKIPIHWMWWPAIGAVFVGIGGYIEPRVLGVGYDTIHSLLNGDLIGTVVISLLVAKAVVWAIALGSGTSGGVLAPLLIIGGALGALLGKWIPIGDAGLWATICMAAMMGGTMRGPLTAVVFAVELTHDFNILPALLIASVASLGVTVLLMRRSILTEKLARRGQHVTCEYSIDPFEFARVGDVMERDVPTVPATMLLTELSDRIAQNDPALTRRQGTLVTDEQNRLYGIITRGDIVRALRQNENSTMTVGEACSSNLVVAYADEPLQNALTKMLDRNIGRLPVVGRSQPSKVIGYLGRAAILSARRRLHEEENILQRG, translated from the coding sequence GTGTTAACACAAACAGAGACACTTGATCCTGCGGCCGCGACCCCTCGTCCTGCAGATGTTGAAATCGGGGCTGAATCGGATCTTCGCGATTTTACCACCAACCGCCGCGTTCTCACCTTGTCTGCGATGGCCTTGGTCATCGGCTCCATAAGTGCGGTCGTAGCTTACGTCCTGATCTGGCTGATCGCCGTCATCACCAATCTTTCCTTTTATCAAAAATTTTCCTCCGCCTCGGCGGTGCCCCAGGGAAATCATCTCGGCGCGTGGGTGATCATTGTCCCGGTCATCGGCGCTTTGATCATCGGCGTGATGGCGCGTTTCGGTTCCGATAAGATTCGCGGTCACGGCATCCCGGAAGCGTTGGAGGCTATTCTTCTCGGGCGCAGCCGCATCCAGCCCAAAGTCGCACTTTTAAAACCGATTTCCGCCGCCATCTCCATCGGCACCGGCGGCCCGTTTGGCGCGGAAGGCCCGATCATCATGACGGGCGGCGCGCTCGGTTCGATCTTCGCGCAGCAATTTCACATGAGTGCCGCCGAGAGAAAAACCTTGCTCGCCGCCGGTGCGGCGGGCGGCATGGCCGCTATTTTTGCAACTCCGGTCGCCGCGGTCTTGCTCGCCGTCGAGCTTCTGTTGTTCGAGTGGAAGCCGCGCAGTTTTATTCCGGTCACTGTGGCCGCTGTGATGGCCTCCGTATTGCGCGTGCCGCTGCTCGGCGCGGGGCCGATTTTCCCGGTGCCACCTCACCTTGCATTGTCCGGTAATGAACTCCTCGTTGCGGCGGGCCTTGGCATTGTCACTGGATTTGCCTCCGGCCTTGTCACCAGCATCGTTTACGCCTGTGAAGATTTCTTTCACAAAATTCCGATTCATTGGATGTGGTGGCCCGCCATCGGCGCGGTCTTCGTCGGCATCGGCGGCTATATTGAACCGCGCGTCCTGGGCGTCGGTTACGATACGATTCACAGTCTTTTGAACGGCGACCTCATCGGCACGGTGGTGATCAGTCTGCTGGTTGCCAAGGCGGTTGTCTGGGCAATCGCGCTGGGCTCAGGAACCTCCGGCGGCGTTCTCGCGCCATTATTGATCATCGGTGGCGCGCTCGGCGCATTGCTCGGAAAATGGATTCCCATCGGCGACGCCGGTTTGTGGGCGACGATTTGCATGGCCGCAATGATGGGCGGCACAATGCGCGGTCCGTTGACTGCGGTAGTCTTCGCGGTCGAACTGACGCACGACTTCAATATCCTCCCCGCCTTGCTCATCGCTTCGGTGGCCTCGCTGGGCGTCACGGTTTTGTTGATGCGCCGTTCCATTCTCACCGAAAAACTCGCGCGCCGTGGCCAGCACGTCACTTGCGAATACAGTATTGACCCCTTCGAATTCGCGCGCGTTGGCGATGTCATGGAACGCGATGTTCCCACCGTGCCCGCGACTATGCTGCTGACCGAACTTTCCGATCGCATTGCCCAGAACGACCCCGCGCTGACCCGCCGCCAGGGCACGCTGGTGACGGACGAGCAAAATCGTTTATACGGCATCATCACCCGCGGCGACATCGTCCGCGCCCTGCGCCAAAACGAAAATTCCACGATGACCGTTGGCGAGGCTTGCAGTAGCAATCTGGTCGTCGCTTATGCGGATGAACCTCTGCAAAACGCGCTGACCAAAATGCTCGACCGCAACATCGGCCGCCTTCCCGTCGTTGGCCGCAGCCAGCCGTCGAAAGTCATCGGCTATCTGGGCCGCGCCGCGATTCTCTCCGCTCGCCGGCGTCTGCACGAAGAGGAAAATATTCTTCAACGCGGCTAA
- a CDS encoding class I SAM-dependent methyltransferase, with the protein MSFDTLAPYYRWMEMVLAGQTMHRCRTAFLDQVPTARNILLLGEGHGRALVECRRRFPAAQITCVDASHKMLDQARRNIARHQLSSARIEYLPVDALAWQPPAKNYDLIITNFFFDCFPAEQSKILVEKLAAASTEDANWLVADFQIPTQRLKRLRSQLIVWMLYRFFRIATRLSARALTPPDDFLRASGFKLSRRLENDWGLFRSDWWQRDPQFLSA; encoded by the coding sequence ATGAGTTTTGACACCCTTGCGCCGTATTATCGCTGGATGGAAATGGTCCTCGCCGGACAAACCATGCACCGCTGCCGCACGGCTTTTCTCGACCAGGTTCCTACCGCGCGAAATATTCTTCTCCTCGGCGAAGGCCACGGTCGCGCGCTCGTCGAATGCCGCCGCCGTTTTCCCGCTGCGCAAATCACCTGCGTTGATGCCAGCCATAAAATGCTCGATCAGGCGCGGCGAAATATAGCTCGCCACCAATTATCTTCAGCCCGCATCGAATATCTCCCGGTTGATGCTCTCGCCTGGCAGCCTCCCGCAAAAAACTACGACCTCATCATCACCAACTTTTTCTTCGATTGCTTCCCTGCGGAGCAATCAAAAATTCTCGTGGAAAAACTCGCCGCTGCTTCCACCGAAGACGCCAATTGGCTCGTCGCCGATTTTCAAATTCCAACGCAACGCTTAAAACGGCTCCGCAGCCAGCTAATCGTCTGGATGCTCTATCGTTTCTTCCGCATCGCAACTCGTCTGTCCGCGCGCGCTCTTACTCCACCCGATGATTTTTTGCGCGCTTCCGGCTTTAAACTTTCGCGCCGCCTCGAAAACGACTGGGGTCTTTTCCGCAGCGATTGGTGGCAGCGCGATCCTCAATTCCTCAGCGCTTAA
- a CDS encoding alpha-L-fucosidase gives MPTNSSACVLAAILSFVVLATAAQAAYPPETNARLIPAPGQLPLVQGKFTASTDSLKEYQCPDWFRDAKFGIWAHWGPQAVPEHGDWYARIMYEEGSPDYKFHLADYGHPSTNGYKDIIPQWHAEKWNPARLMELYKKAGAHYFVAQAVHHDNFDNWNSKYHKWNAVEMGPHKDIVGLWQKEALKQGLRFGVSEHLGASFTWFQASHRSDKTGPFAGVPYDGADPKYQDLYHPLADTGDKAWYSTNSEWHQEWFARIYDVVDQYHPDLLYSDGGMPFGDVGRTLVAQFYNANMLRHHGRLEAVYNCKKVNSGEFIDSSCVQDVERGGMHDIQPYPWQTDTSTGDWFFRTNDQYKTTGQVIHLLADIVSKNGNLLLNVVQYPDGSLPPEMEVFLKEMAAWMKVNGEAIFKTRPWKIYGEGPTVVAGGNFKENYAFNANDIRFTTRGKTLYAIALGVPSDALRIKSLGLASGAADKAVTEVTLLGSREKLQWQQTPDALVIQPAHSWPAKDAVVFVIKFKR, from the coding sequence ATGCCCACAAATTCATCAGCTTGCGTGCTCGCGGCGATTTTATCTTTTGTCGTTTTGGCAACTGCCGCACAGGCGGCGTATCCGCCGGAGACGAACGCGCGTTTGATTCCGGCGCCGGGGCAGCTTCCTTTGGTTCAGGGAAAGTTTACGGCGTCCACCGATTCGCTAAAGGAGTACCAATGTCCGGATTGGTTTCGTGACGCGAAGTTTGGCATTTGGGCGCATTGGGGACCGCAGGCAGTTCCCGAACATGGCGATTGGTATGCGCGAATCATGTACGAGGAAGGCAGCCCGGATTATAAATTTCATCTCGCGGATTACGGGCATCCTTCGACGAATGGTTACAAGGACATTATTCCTCAATGGCATGCAGAAAAATGGAACCCGGCGCGATTGATGGAGCTTTATAAAAAGGCGGGCGCGCATTATTTCGTCGCACAGGCGGTGCATCACGATAATTTTGATAACTGGAATTCAAAATATCACAAGTGGAATGCCGTGGAGATGGGGCCGCATAAAGATATTGTAGGACTTTGGCAAAAGGAGGCGTTGAAACAAGGACTGCGTTTTGGCGTCTCGGAACATCTCGGCGCGAGTTTCACGTGGTTTCAAGCCAGCCATCGCTCGGACAAAACTGGTCCGTTTGCTGGTGTGCCTTATGATGGCGCAGACCCGAAGTATCAGGACCTTTATCATCCGCTTGCGGATACGGGCGATAAAGCATGGTATTCGACCAATTCCGAATGGCATCAGGAATGGTTTGCGCGCATTTATGATGTCGTGGATCAATATCATCCCGACCTGCTCTATAGCGATGGCGGAATGCCGTTCGGGGACGTGGGCCGCACGCTGGTGGCTCAATTTTATAATGCGAATATGCTTCGGCATCACGGCCGGTTGGAGGCGGTTTATAATTGTAAAAAAGTTAATTCGGGCGAGTTCATTGACAGTTCGTGCGTGCAGGATGTGGAGCGCGGAGGAATGCACGATATTCAGCCTTACCCGTGGCAGACGGATACCTCAACGGGCGATTGGTTTTTTCGGACGAACGATCAATACAAGACGACCGGGCAAGTGATCCATCTGTTGGCGGACATCGTGAGCAAAAATGGAAATTTGCTTTTGAACGTCGTCCAATATCCCGACGGAAGTTTGCCGCCGGAAATGGAAGTTTTTCTGAAAGAGATGGCGGCGTGGATGAAGGTGAATGGCGAAGCGATTTTCAAAACGCGTCCGTGGAAAATTTATGGCGAAGGGCCGACGGTCGTGGCGGGCGGAAACTTTAAGGAAAATTATGCGTTCAATGCGAATGACATTCGTTTCACCACGCGCGGGAAAACGCTTTATGCCATTGCGCTGGGTGTGCCCAGCGATGCGCTGCGAATAAAATCATTGGGCCTCGCGAGCGGCGCGGCGGACAAGGCCGTGACTGAAGTGACTTTGCTGGGAAGCCGGGAAAAATTGCAATGGCAGCAAACACCGGACGCGCTAGTGATTCAACCGGCGCATTCGTGGCCCGCGAAAGACGCCGTGGTCTTCGTGATCAAGTTTAAGCGCTGA
- a CDS encoding efflux RND transporter periplasmic adaptor subunit, with the protein MILIAAAVAGGIYYNETHQPTAIVLTGIVTTDETIVSSEIQGRLQQLLVKEGDAVTNGQLLAVIQSQMQQADVAYYASSEQEFAAQVAQAQADLENAKLTYDREEGLHKQDVESQQAYDQARTGYAGAKARVDALARGVEAARAQKQKADVQLGHTQIFAPITGIVDTRAALQGEVVNPGQAIVTLIDQDNFWVRADVEETYADRIHPGDKLPVRLPSGVERDGTVFYRSADADYATQRDVSRTKRDIKTFEIRLRCDNHDRALALGMTAYVTLPLAKP; encoded by the coding sequence TTGATACTGATCGCCGCGGCGGTTGCCGGCGGCATTTATTATAACGAAACGCACCAACCCACGGCGATTGTACTGACCGGCATCGTCACCACCGATGAGACGATTGTAAGTTCGGAAATCCAGGGCCGCTTGCAACAACTTCTCGTCAAGGAAGGCGACGCCGTCACCAACGGCCAGTTGCTCGCGGTCATTCAGTCGCAGATGCAACAGGCGGACGTCGCCTATTACGCCAGCAGTGAACAGGAATTTGCGGCGCAGGTTGCTCAAGCCCAGGCCGACCTCGAAAACGCGAAGTTGACTTACGACCGCGAGGAGGGGTTGCACAAACAGGACGTCGAATCCCAGCAGGCTTACGACCAGGCGCGCACCGGTTATGCAGGAGCGAAAGCGCGCGTGGATGCCCTCGCCCGCGGCGTCGAAGCCGCCCGCGCGCAAAAACAAAAAGCGGACGTCCAACTCGGCCACACGCAAATTTTCGCGCCGATCACCGGCATCGTGGACACTCGCGCCGCCTTGCAAGGCGAAGTTGTCAATCCCGGGCAGGCGATTGTCACGCTGATTGATCAGGACAATTTTTGGGTCCGCGCCGACGTCGAAGAAACTTACGCCGACCGCATTCATCCGGGCGATAAATTGCCGGTGAGATTGCCTTCGGGTGTCGAGCGTGACGGCACGGTTTTCTATCGCAGCGCCGATGCCGATTACGCCACCCAGCGCGACGTCAGCCGCACCAAGCGCGACATCAAGACCTTTGAAATCCGCCTCCGCTGCGACAACCACGACCGCGCGCTGGCGCTCGGCATGACCGCCTACGTCACCTTGCCCCTGGCCAAACCGTGA
- a CDS encoding ATP-binding cassette domain-containing protein: protein MSTFDIEVKDLVKKFGDFTAVSGLNFNVAHGEVFGLLGPNGAGKSTLIRMLTTLVPPTSGTALINGFDIARQATDVRQSIGVIPQAMTSDLDLSAVENMTIFAKLYGIPREKRNATIKQLLKEVDLEKWADKPVKNFSGGMRRRLEIARGLVHEPKIFFLDEPTTGLDPVSRVAVWEMLVRLKRERDLTILVTTHYMDEADKLCDRIAIVDHGKLVALDSPLRLKASIPGKNILEVSFGHVPEHWTETLKTLPEVAEVKADQNIFRIASHNGPRTTIALMEASRDANAPITSLSVQSTTLDDVFVHYTGHQLRDSLQAATAANSPFLMQRG from the coding sequence GTGAGCACCTTCGACATCGAAGTAAAAGATCTGGTGAAAAAATTCGGCGACTTCACCGCCGTGAGTGGACTGAATTTTAACGTCGCCCACGGCGAAGTCTTCGGACTGCTCGGTCCCAACGGCGCCGGCAAATCCACGCTCATCCGCATGCTCACCACGTTAGTGCCGCCGACCTCCGGCACGGCGTTGATCAATGGCTTCGACATCGCCCGGCAGGCGACCGACGTGCGCCAATCCATCGGCGTCATACCGCAGGCGATGACTTCCGACCTTGATTTGAGCGCGGTCGAAAACATGACCATCTTCGCCAAGCTCTACGGCATCCCGCGCGAAAAACGCAACGCGACGATCAAACAACTCCTCAAGGAAGTGGACCTCGAAAAGTGGGCCGACAAACCGGTGAAGAACTTTTCCGGCGGCATGCGGCGGCGTCTTGAAATCGCCCGCGGTCTCGTGCACGAGCCGAAAATATTCTTTCTCGACGAACCGACCACCGGCCTCGATCCCGTCTCGCGCGTCGCCGTGTGGGAGATGCTGGTTCGGCTCAAGCGCGAGCGCGACTTGACGATTCTCGTGACCACGCATTACATGGATGAGGCGGACAAACTCTGCGACCGCATCGCCATCGTGGATCACGGAAAACTCGTTGCGCTCGATTCGCCGTTGCGATTGAAAGCTTCCATTCCCGGCAAAAATATTCTCGAAGTCAGTTTTGGCCATGTGCCCGAACATTGGACGGAAACTTTGAAAACCTTGCCGGAAGTCGCCGAAGTGAAAGCCGATCAAAATATTTTCCGCATCGCATCGCATAACGGCCCGCGAACCACGATCGCGTTGATGGAAGCTTCGCGCGATGCGAATGCTCCCATCACGTCGCTATCCGTCCAGAGCACCACGCTCGACGATGTTTTTGTGCACTACACGGGCCATCAACTTCGCGACTCGTTGCAGGCGGCCACCGCGGCCAACAGTCCGTTCCTCATGCAACGCGGATAA
- a CDS encoding ABC transporter permease — protein MHRVWAMIERDLRRFRRSPVLVVVSIIMPLVQLVVLGYAFGGKIKNLHVGVVDQDHGVPAIKLKEMFQAISVNARTFDPVPYADLASAMFDLRNGKINGVLDIPPLFSRKLLAGANPRIALAEDNTDQFSASALEGSFSSMLGTYNAPRVPGRTSGAATLSVVEVYPYVPYIQYLLPGTIVLAIFVSAMIGGGIIFIDDKARGLHEGYLVTPIRKFELILGFTLSGAAKAIIAGLVLITVGSIIAGIPDPLNPLRMARMFLLVMATSMALISMMFLIMVRISDPLVPRAIFGMLNTVLYFPSGAVYPAESFPAWMKVISVVDPFTYAVHGFKELVLKNTDLMAIRYDLAFLVGFTMLTMALATLLFKRTL, from the coding sequence ATGCATCGAGTTTGGGCCATGATTGAACGAGATTTGCGGCGCTTCCGGCGCAGCCCGGTTCTCGTCGTGGTGTCCATCATCATGCCGCTCGTGCAACTCGTCGTGCTCGGTTATGCGTTCGGCGGAAAAATAAAAAATCTCCACGTTGGCGTCGTTGACCAGGATCACGGTGTGCCCGCGATCAAGCTCAAGGAAATGTTCCAGGCCATCTCCGTCAACGCGCGCACGTTTGACCCCGTTCCTTACGCCGACCTGGCGAGTGCCATGTTTGATTTGCGCAACGGCAAAATCAACGGCGTGCTGGATATACCGCCGCTGTTTTCCCGCAAGCTTCTCGCCGGCGCGAATCCGCGGATTGCGCTCGCAGAAGATAACACCGATCAATTTTCCGCCTCCGCCTTGGAAGGAAGTTTTTCCTCGATGCTCGGCACGTACAATGCGCCGCGCGTTCCCGGACGCACGAGCGGCGCGGCGACCCTTTCCGTCGTCGAAGTCTATCCTTACGTGCCCTACATCCAATACCTGCTGCCGGGCACGATCGTGCTTGCGATTTTTGTGTCAGCGATGATCGGCGGCGGAATTATTTTCATTGATGACAAAGCGCGAGGCTTGCACGAAGGCTACCTCGTCACGCCGATTCGTAAATTTGAATTGATCCTCGGCTTCACCCTCTCCGGCGCGGCCAAGGCGATCATCGCCGGGTTGGTGCTGATCACCGTTGGCTCGATCATCGCCGGAATTCCCGATCCCTTGAATCCATTGCGGATGGCGCGAATGTTTTTGCTGGTGATGGCGACCTCCATGGCGCTTATCAGCATGATGTTTCTCATCATGGTTCGCATCAGCGATCCGCTCGTGCCGCGCGCGATATTCGGCATGCTCAATACCGTGTTGTATTTTCCGAGCGGTGCCGTTTATCCCGCCGAATCCTTTCCGGCCTGGATGAAAGTCATTTCCGTGGTGGACCCTTTTACCTACGCGGTGCACGGCTTCAAAGAACTCGTGCTCAAAAACACCGACCTCATGGCCATCCGTTACGACCTCGCGTTTCTCGTCGGCTTCACGATGCTAACCATGGCCTTGGCGACGCTGCTTTTTAAGAGAACATTGTGA
- a CDS encoding DUF4926 domain-containing protein produces MIKELDAVALTCDLPNYRLTRGDVGAVVLVYRQGLAFEVEFVAYGGHTVALLTLERDQVRPLQTNDIPHARELSAA; encoded by the coding sequence ATGATTAAAGAATTAGACGCAGTGGCTTTGACCTGCGATTTGCCTAATTACAGGCTGACTCGCGGTGACGTGGGTGCGGTTGTGCTAGTTTATCGCCAGGGATTAGCTTTTGAAGTGGAATTTGTCGCTTATGGCGGGCATACGGTTGCGCTGCTTACTTTAGAACGCGACCAAGTTCGTCCCCTTCAAACAAACGACATCCCTCACGCGCGTGAGTTGAGTGCAGCGTGA